One Coregonus clupeaformis isolate EN_2021a chromosome 21, ASM2061545v1, whole genome shotgun sequence DNA window includes the following coding sequences:
- the LOC121535515 gene encoding ubiquitin-conjugating enzyme E2 R1-like, with protein sequence MAQHGPVHVASSQKALMLEMKSLQEEPVEGFKITLVDEADLYNWEVAIFGPPNTHYEGGYFKARIKFPIDYPYSPPAFRFLTKMWHPNIYENGDVCISILHPPVDDPQSGELPSERWNPTQNVRTILLSVISLLNEPNTSSPANVDASVMYRKWRDSKDKDREYAEIIRKQVLATKAEAERDGVKVPTTLAEYCVRTRAPPPDEGSDLFYDDYYDDEDLEDEDEDDCCYDEDDSGTEES encoded by the exons ATGGCGCAACATGGTCCTGTTCACGTAGCAAGTTCACAAAAAGCATTAATGCTAGAAATGAAGAGCCTTCAAGAGGAGCCAGTCGAGGGCTTCAAAATAACACTGGTAGATGAAGCAGATCTCTACAATTGGGAAGTGGCCATTTTTGGACCTCCTAACACTCACTATGAAGGGGGCTATTTCAAG GCTCGTATCAAGTTCCCCATTGACTACCCCTACTCACCACCTGCCTTCCGTTTCCTCACCAAGATGTGGCACCCCAACATATATGAG AATGGGGATGTGTGTATATCCATTCTGCACCCTCCAGTTGATGACCCTCAGAGTGGGGAGCTGCCATCTGAGAGGTGGAACCCTACCCAGAACGTCAG GACCATCCTTCTGAGTGTGATCTCTCTGCTGAATGAGCCCAACACCTCCTCCCCGGCGAACGTGGACGCCTCCGTCATGTACCGCAAGTGGAGGGACAGCAAGGACAAGGACAGAGAGTACGCCGAGATCATCAg GAAGCAGGTATTGGCCACTAAGGCTGAAGCGGAGCGCGACGGGGTGAAGGTCCCCACGACACTGGCCGAATACTGCGTCCGCACTCGCGCCCCGCCCCCCGACGAGGGCTCCGACCTCTTCTACGACGATTACTATGATGACGAGGATCTGGAGGATGAGGACGAGGACGACTGCTGCTATGATGAAGACGACTCGGGTACGGAGGAGTCATGA